The following nucleotide sequence is from Siniperca chuatsi isolate FFG_IHB_CAS linkage group LG2, ASM2008510v1, whole genome shotgun sequence.
TTGTTTGATGATGCATTCAGGGATTCCTCGTCAACTTGCAAAGTCAAGAAATATCATAATCATATCATATTTCCCAAGtgtttgcattcatttgcaaaATATATCACAAAAACTAGACCAAGTTAACTGTAATGTGTAAATCATGGAAGCCAGAGTTTGTTCTTGGTAACTTAGGTTATTTACAACATAGGCTGTTACTATTACATTGGGATACATAATTTAAAGTCACATGAATATATTTACCCTTACAAATTTCCCTTCATGTGTTGAAGTGAAACAATCATGGAACTTGCCTTACTTGAACTTGAGTTAACCAGTGGTATCAACTAGTTTATCAGTTGTTAAGGGTAAGTTCCAGGTGGTAAATTACTAGTAGTAATAGTATATAGTGGTAATTACTGACTTACAAGATGGTGACCCAAAGTGTGACACTGTCTCTGAGAGGTCGGGTGGGAACTCACAATGATACTCTAGTTAATCCTCTGACAGGAAGAACAGGTTGAGCCCAGTCCTTCAGCCCTCTAAAGAACACACCAGCCCCGGACTTGGGAACAAGCTCTGATTACAAggccagaaaaaaacaaaaaaaaaaactacttctTTCAACACAAAACCAGCAGATCTCTGGTCCAGAGGACAGGAGGTGATGACCACTAATCTACAGATACTTTACCAATCTGAAACCATTATTTtgctcaagaaaaaaaataaaagaacagaaacaacTTTGGAAGTCATTAGCCACTGTTGCTGGCGGACAAATACGTTCATTTCCTGCCTTGTAGCACATGTACAAGAGATAAAGTActgccatacacacacacacacacacacacacacacacacacacacacacaccaccttgATCCTCCAGTTCGCAGGTAAGTCCGGGCAGTGTGATGGTCACACTGTGCCCTCTAgtggataaaaaaagaaactctacAGTTGCACTTTTTTGATGAAGAGGGGCCAAAACATGCCAACTCACCGAACTTGGTTTTCATTGGTTATCGGTGGTCAGCAGTCCTCACCAACTACAGCACTTGTTCAGTGACATGTTTGATATGACCATAGCAACTCAAAACAGCGTATGGGTAAATGGTGGTGATTAAGAATTAAATCTGAAACATAACCAGTTTAAATTTTCTCAGCTTGGATTTCGAGCAAAGATTTACACTCTATCAAGATGGCCAGATGTAGTGACAACCAGCCTTGTTTTAAAATAGTGCCAGCATGTTCCTCATCAGTTGGTTCCtcttacaatttttttttcagtaaactGGGAGCCAATTCCTCATCGTCTTTGTCACGTATTTGTGTAGCACATCTCTACACATGTACATCTGTAGAGGATTAATTTGTGACTGACACACATCGTGTTATTACAGCTGATCACCACCGCATGTGAGTGCGCTTAAAGGGTCTTACTTTTCATGGTACCCgcttcttcctcatcctcatcctcagaGTTGATGACCATGGTGCCCAGTTGTAACTGCATGGTTCCGGTGTCCTCGTGTTCGATCATAGTCCGTGCCGTACCACTGAGTGAACCCGCTGAACCAGCAGCCCGGATGGTTCCTAAGTCGCCTGTTCCTGCCCGCACCATCGTCCCCTGGTCAACCTCATCCTCATCCTGAAACACATCGGCAGAAGCCTtattaaaaacatgtcaaacgAGCACTGGTCATCTGGTGTCCATGTTCAAACTGTATGACGAGAACTGATCTTTATAGAGCTTCTTCTGCCTGGGGCATCAAACCCACCAACATCAGACAGACCAAAAGTTGATTTTCGTAGATTATCCGAATACTCAGTAACATGCTAGACCTGGGAGAAGAAACTCACACACACCGACCAGCGCCACGTCAGCCGACAGAGCGGCTGGTCTCCCTGTGCAGAGAAGCACGGACAAGGAAGCCGCTGAACCAGCGCCGGAGCCGGAGCCGAGCAGCGAAAGAGGCGCAGTCGTTAGAAGCGGCTCGGATTATGTAGAAACTTTACCTATAAGCCGGGCTTCCGAGTGTATTTCCAGAGCCAAGGGACTCACAGTAGCTCCAACTCGCTACAATTAATTTTACTGTAACTGCAATTACTACCAACAGCAAATATATTGTTATTAAAATGCCTATTTGTTTAAGTCTGGACAGTTAAAAATCCAAAGCAATTATAATGATACATTCTCTTTAGTTAAGATTTCTGCCTTTTTTAGCTCTCGTTACTTTTTTTGTAAACGTTTCATCAGGTAAATGGATCTAGTACAGAGGTTGTTGTTATTCTGTTGACATTTTAGGGTGGGCGCAAAACATTTTTCCTCAAGATCGAAGTGCTCAACGAAAGTTTTGCATCAGTCTCAACTTCAGTCCTCGACTACAGCAGACGAAATTCGACAGTTCATATTTTATGATTATTCCTACCGAATTGTCATCATCTTCTGcatcctgctctctctgttcttcctcctcttgtctcttcAGTTTTATCTCCATGGCGTCTGTGATCAGGGCTCTGAGGATGGAATTGGGCTTGGCTGACTTGATGAATGGATGCtgaagacagagaaacaaagaatgagagagaaaagttAAATTGATGAGACGTGAAAGGTGCGAACACGTTTTCTATTTTCCTTACTAGCACACATACAACAGCGGAAGCCTGATTTAATGGACCTTAACTACAGTTAAGATCCAGTCTTTACTTATTAAGGTAATGCTGTAGCTAAagcaaaatgtatgtaaacatgTACCATTATAACCAAATTAAGATTACCATGGGTATAATACCTGTGTACTCTGATTAACACACCTTGTTCATGTAAAATGCTTAGGTTTGATTTCAATGTGCCAACCTGTTTTCagggtttctgaccaaacactgGCTGCCAAATTCTTCATCTACTATCAGTTCAGGTTCGGCAGTAGAGTTTTACATAGTGTTACCTGTAACAACTGTGTAGCAGTCGCCCTATTTTCAGGGTTTTTCACCAAACACTGGCTGACAAAGTCTACAAATGATGAAGACCACACATCTGGGTTCCTGAATGTTGGGGGAGGGTTGGTGGGAATCATGAAGATGGCCTGGAAGAGGAAATATAATTCAGTAAACCCAAGACGAAGGTGTGCATGCAGAGAGAAATACTCGACATTACTAATAATACACTTTTCCTACTTTCTGTCTTCATAAAAGGAAGTTGACCCTCTAACATCTctacacacagatatacagtactTTCTCTTTACAAACACTTTATCTCTCACctttaaatacaaacacaagccCCTTCCCCCCATACACAAAGATACTGTGCAGACTCTCTCACCCTCATGGGATGTATGTCAGCGTAGGGCGGCTTCCCCTCCGCCATCTCTATAGCGGTTATTCCCAGAGACCAGATGTCAGCCACGCAGTTGTAGCCGATCTCCTGTATGACCTCCGGAGCCATCCAGAACGGCGTGCCGATGACTGTGTTTCGCTTCGCCATGGTGTCCTGAggaagagaggtggagagagaggaaatgatggaggagggagagggagatcaTCTAATCCAAGCTGAACATTATAGATACTCATTGTGGAGAACCTCATAAGATCTCTTGGAGTGAAAGAACACAAGGACAGAAGAGGTTTATAGTTCAAGAGGAGCTGTGTGAGCAGACACACTGCTGCACTTTCCGAATATTCCAATAAGGCCTATTAGGTGCTTTTAGGGAGTGGTGAGTACACCAATACTTTTTAGACTTGTGCATATTTTAACCTTATTGTACTGGAAGgtttataaaaattaaaacattgacTGAGAAACATGAtcttattaaaaaataaatacatgttgtttttaataagaTCATTATCTAAGCTGATACTGATTCATTGTCTGGAGCTGGTGCATCACTTCTGTAATAAATCTAAACATGTCATCTTTGACCCCTCATTTCCTCTTTTGcattaagtaaaataaaaccaacatacagtaagtatacgtttaactttcttttttttttaaatttaatttgtaattttcgcTCACTGTGAGTTGTCCAGCAACTCCGAAGTCGGCCAGTTTGGCCTGACCCTCTGTGTTCAGCAGGATGTTGCCTGCTTTGATGTCTCTGTGGATTTTTCTCATGAAGTGAAGATACTCGAGACCCTTCAGAGTGGACTGCAGGATGGTGGCTATCTCCTCTTCTGTtagctgcaacacacacacacacacacacacacacacacacacacacacacacagaaagagataaGGAGAGTGGAGTGTCTGTCTACCTTtttccataaacacacacttcagtACAACACTTAAACACATACTCTATGCTCTATACaatctatgtgtgtttgtgtgtgtgtttgcatgtgtgtttgagtattATATTACCGTCTTGTTGCGTATTCGGATGATATCAGACACTGATCCGGCTCCACAATATTCCATTACAATCCACAGGTCACTGTTTTTGAAGTAGCTGCCATAGTACCGCACTACATGGGGACTGAACACAGAGATTAAACTCAGGATGAAACATATTTCacactttttattcatttcagcCAGTTTAGAGTTCTTTAAttcaaagtgtgtttttgttagttAACAACAGAGCATTTTCATCCAGCCTACCACCATGCTGTCATTCAAGATAATACGATCCTCTCTATGATGAGTCTGAATTTGTTGGAATCGAGTGGCAACCTCCAGggatgaaaaatgaagccaagtgccaaaaactgcatttCCTCGAGGTTGGCTCgaaaagcgagtcaatccccatggagccccatgttaaaatgtccaactttacagcagaaaaacatgtttacagcctggtacaaaaaaaacggttttggtctctatagctaaatgacaactgtgaggggggtggacttatttttttataactcatccgtttaaattatattaaggcttaaagttatgcataattaaggatgtGGCCACTTTGAGttggttcagcaaccaggcttcattcggcccgcctcagctccacctctttgcccatttttggattagccggagtcggGGACGGCCGgtgccgcccactttgagcttcacaacggctcttcagaaacctatgggtgacttcacggacactacgtccatgttttatacagtttatggtTGGCATTTAACTGTATCAGTGTTCTTGATGTACCGACAGCACTGCAGCACAACACTACAACACATATTGTTAAAtaataggttcacaattttcaagtctgtctttaaaaaacaattgcTTAGCCCGCTGCCACCGCGACCCGGCCCTggataagcagcagaaaatggatgcgtggaataaaagaatagtcaggtgcccatatgaacactgAGGCTTTGCTtcctgtaatcattcctcctgtttatACTGGACCTTAAAATATCCCTTCATAATGTGCTTccaatgtttttaatgtgggacaaaatccacagtcctcgttctgtgtgaaatgtattcTAAAGTTTATGTGAAGTTAATACAAGGCTTTATCAgcctgagttagacaaatcaaataGATACTGTATCTTTCAATGTTACTGTGTTTTAGTATAAaattccctttttgtttttccagtgtttccccgttgagctgcagtggaagaataataacaaaaagagttaattttgtactaaaaagactaactttggaagatacccacttgattcgtctcactcagactgctgaagcctcacatTAGGTTCAGATAAACTTTGAAAGCACATTAGGAAGGGATATTTGAATGTCcggtatgaacaggaggaatcactacagcaagcaaaacctgtttcaatgttcatatcgACACctgacagacttgaaaaattgtgaaccaaTCTATAATATAAAAAAGTGTCATAGTCATAGCATAATGAACAAACATTCACAGGTGACCCATCAACTATATTTAACATATTACATCTAAATGTGTGTTCTTGCTGTACATGTCATAGTGAAAGAGGAATGTTTGTTGTTTCAAGCTTTCAGTATTACTTTAAAAACCCCATCAGGGGGagataaatgagaaaaaacaccTGATATTAAAAAAGCTGACTGCTTAGTAAACATCAGTAAAGCTACTGGCATCACAGAACCGCACACGGGTGACTCACAGCAAGCATTATGTGAACAATTTAAGCTGGTTTTATAGTAATACTGAAACCTTGAAACACCAAATAGTTTGTCAAAATATATCTGCCATTGTTCGGAGGATCTTTACTCGCACTTCTTGCATAAA
It contains:
- the LOC122870071 gene encoding serine/threonine-protein kinase 4-like, encoding MENKDKVQMRNHPRRQLKKLSEDSLTKQPEEVFDVLEKLGEGSYGCVFKAHYKETGEIVAIKQVPVESDLQEIIKEISIMQQCNSPHVVRYYGSYFKNSDLWIVMEYCGAGSVSDIIRIRNKTLTEEEIATILQSTLKGLEYLHFMRKIHRDIKAGNILLNTEGQAKLADFGVAGQLTDTMAKRNTVIGTPFWMAPEVIQEIGYNCVADIWSLGITAIEMAEGKPPYADIHPMRAIFMIPTNPPPTFRNPDVWSSSFVDFVSQCLVKNPENRATATQLLQHPFIKSAKPNSILRALITDAMEIKLKRQEEEEQREQDAEDDDNSDEDEVDQGTMVRAGTGDLGTIRAAGSAGSLSGTARTMIEHEDTGTMQLQLGTMVINSEDEDEEEAGTMKRRDETMQPSKPSFLEYFEQKEKEANSHNEGGRGENNADNRKLPGEGDLQVVSSWSVEELRLRLASLDPQMEQEIEEIRQRYHAKRKPILDAIEAKKRRQQNF